One window from the genome of Gavia stellata isolate bGavSte3 chromosome 10, bGavSte3.hap2, whole genome shotgun sequence encodes:
- the LRRC8C gene encoding volume-regulated anion channel subunit LRRC8C translates to MIPVTEFRQFSEQQPAFRVLKPWWDVFTDYLSVAMLMIGVFGCTLQVMQDKIICLPKRIQPCQNQSNSSNVFNANPDTTPLPPPKPSTPPATVEMKGLKTDLDLQQYSFINQVCYERALHWYAKYFPYLVLIHTLVFMLCSNFWFKFPGSSSKIEHFISILGKCFDSPWTTRALSEVSGEDSEEKDNRKNNINKSNTIQPSTEGTLVKTQSLKSIPEKLVVDKGTPGALDKKEGEQAKALFEKVKKFRLHVEEGDILYVMYVRQTVLKVIKFLIIIAYNTALVSEVNFTVVCNVDIEDMTGYKNFCCNHTMAHLFSKLSYCYLCFVSIYGLTCLYTLYWLFYRSLKEYSFEYVRQETGIDDIPDVKNDFAFMLHMIDQYDPLYSKRFAVFLSEVSENKLKQLNLNNEWTADKLRQRLQTNTHSHLELQLFMLSGLPDTVFEITELQSLKLEIINNVMIPATIAQLDNLQELSLHQCSVKIHSAALAFLKENLKILSVKFDDIRELPHWMYGLRNLEELYLIGSLSHDISKNITLESFRELKSLKVLYIKSNLSKIPQSAVDVSSHLQKLCIHNDGTKLVMLNNLKKMVNLTQLELVHCDLERIPHAVFSLLSLQELDLKENNLKSIEEIVSFQHLRKLTILKLWYNSITYIPEHIKKLTSLERLSFSHNKIEVLPSHLFLCNKIRYLDLSYNDIRFIPPEIGVLQSLQYFSITCNKVESVPDELYFCKKLKTLKIGKNNLSVLSPKIGNLVFLSYLDIKGNHFEILPPELGECRALKRTGFTVEDTLFETLPSDVREQMKAE, encoded by the exons ATGATTCCCGTGACGGAGTTTCGCCAGTTCTCGGAGCAGCAGCCGGCATTCAGGGTGCTCAAGCCCTGGTGGGATGTGTTCACGGACTATCTTTCCGTTGCCATGCTGATGATCGGTGTGTTTGGGTGCACGTTACAG GTCATGCAAGACAAGATAATATGCCTTCCAAAGCGCATACAGCCTTGCCAGAACCAATCTAATAGTTCAAATGTGTTTAACGCAAACCCAGATACAACCCCCCTTCCTCCACCCAAGCCATCCACCCCTCCAGCTACAGTTGAAATGAAAGGACTGAAGACTGATTTGGACCTTCAGCAATACAGCTTTATAAATCAGGTGTGCTATGAACGTGCCCTGCACTGGTATGCCAAGTACTTCCCTTACCTTGTTCTTATACACACTCTGGTCTTCATGCTGTGTAGTAACTTTTGGTTCAAATTCCCTGGATCAAGCTCCAAAATTGAACACTTCATTTCAATACTTGGGAAATGTTTCGATTCTCCCTGGACAACAAGAGCCTTATCTGAAGTGTCGGGGGAAGACTCTGAAGAGAAAGATAACAGGAAGAACAACATAAACAAGTCTAATACTATCCAGCCAAGCACTGAAGGCACTTTGGTCAAGACACAGTCTTTAAAATCAATCCCTGAGAAGTTAGTTGTGGATAAGGGAACACCTGGGGCATTAGATAAGAAAGAAGGTGAACAGGCCAAAGCACTGTTTGAAAAGGTGAAGAAATTTAGACTGCATGTTGAGGAGGGTGATATACTCTATGTCATGTACGTTCGCCAGACTGTACTTAAGGTAATTAAATTCCTTATTATTATTGCTTACAACACAGCACTTGTCTCAGAAGTTAATTTTACAGTAGTCTGTAATGTTGATATAGAAGACATGACAGGATATAAGAATTTTTGCTGTAATCACACGATGGCACATTTATTCTCTAAACTTTCCTACTGCTATCTGTGCTTTGTCAGCATCTACGGCCTCACATGCCTTTACACACTATACTGGTTGTTCTATCGTTCACTGAAAGAATATTCTTTTGAATATGTTCGGCAAGAGACGGGAATTGATGATATCCCAGATGTGAAGAATGACTTTGCTTTTATGCTTCATATGATCGATCAATATGATCCTCTCTATTCCAAGCGATTTGCTGTCTTCCTGtctgaagtcagtgaaaataAGCTGAAACAGCTGAACCTAAACAACGAGTGGACTGCAGATAAACTGCGACAGAGGCTACAGACCAACACCCATAGCCATTTGGAGCTACAGCTTTTCATGCTCTCTGGACTACCAGACACAGTTTTTGAAATTACTGAGCTGCAGTCtttaaaacttgaaataattaataatgTAATGATACCAGCAACCATTGCACAGTTGGACAATCTCCAGGAGCTCTCGTTGCACCAGTGCTCTGTGAAGATCCACAGCGCCGCCTTGGCATTTCTGAAGGAGAATCTCAAGATCTTGAGTGTCAAGTTTGATGACATCAGAGAACTTCCACACTGGATGTATGGCCTCAGAAATTTGGAAGAGCTCTATTTAATTGGCTCCCTAAGCCACGATATTTCCAAAAACATTACACTGGAGTCTTTTCGGGAGCTTAAAAGCCTTAAAGTTCTTtacataaaaagtaatttgtccAAAATCCCACAATCTGCAGTCGATGTTTCAAGTCACCTGCAAAAATTGTGCATCCATAATGATGGCACTAAGTTAGTGATGCTCAACAACCTGAAGAAGATGGTCAACCTGACACAGCTGGAATTGGTTCATTGTGATTTAGAGCGCATTCCTCATGCAGTCTTCAGCCTTCTCAGTCTTCAGGAATTGGACCTAAAGGAAAACAACCTCAAATCCATTGAAGAAATAGTAAGTTTTCAACATCTGCGAAAACTGACAATCCTAAAGCTGTGGTACAACAGTATAACATACATCCCAGAGCACATAAAGAAACTCACTAGTCTCGAGCGGCTTTCCTTCAGCCATAACAAAATAGAGGTTCTTCCATCCCACCTATTCCTATGCAACAAAATCAGATACTTGGATTTGTCTTACAATGACATTCGCTTTATCCCACCTGAAATAGGAGTTCTGCAGAGTTTACAATACTTTTCCATTACTTGCAACAAAGTGGAGAGCGTGCCAGATGAACTATACTTTTGCAAAAAACTTAAGACTTTGAAAATTGGGAAAAATAACTTGTCAGTCCTTTCACCTAAAATTGGTAATTTGGTATTCCTCTCCTACTTGGATATTAAAGGCAATCACTTTGAAATCCTCCCACCCGAGCTCGGTGAATGTAGAGCTCTGAAGCGGACTGGTTTCACTGTAGAGGACACCTTGTTTGAAACATTGCCTTCTGATGTCAGGGAACAAATGAAAGCTGAATAA